In Necator americanus strain Aroian chromosome IV, whole genome shotgun sequence, the following proteins share a genomic window:
- a CDS encoding hypothetical protein (NECATOR_CHRIV.G15120.T1), which yields MSRLRELTEHVSKAKHRWTGHIMRRIDDRWTKRTLEWIRRDAKHPRGRPPTRWGDVFVTRMDQLRGQLDTAQGPRQCHSRNLRTSSMTMARE from the coding sequence atgtctcgTCTTCGCGAACTAACGGAacatgtatcgaaagcaaaacatagatggacgggtcacatcatgagaagaatcgacgacagatggactaaaagaacgctagagtggatccgaagagatgctaaacaccctcgagggagaccgccaacgagatggggtgacgtgttcgttacacggatggaccagctgagaggtcagctggatacggctcaaggacctcgtcagtgtcactcacgaaacttgagaacttcttcgatgacaatggcgagggaatga
- a CDS encoding hypothetical protein (NECATOR_CHRIV.G15121.T1) produces the protein MEIITERFYSNLFRSSTSVSSPIISTGEAPPPILPSEVRDAIKSMKPGTAPGPDFISADFLRAEIKDPKPVKDIANGSYPQERTLDEAQPQEQAGFHQGFSCLDHIQTVSKVIEVCRVYCLPLVLIFVDYEKAFDSVEMNTILSALVDQGVDALYVRTLANCYDRCTTRIQIPFGKGVRQGDTTSLKLFTAALQWIMKSLSWEERGIRVDGGFLSNLRLADDIVLFSSSTNEAETMLNELNEAGKRIGLRINRKKTQFMKNAHCEDGGVQLEGSQIVETPSYVYLGRSMNMENDLKEELNRRMRAAWAAFAAVREATDQLTDQDLRAHLFDSTVLPALCYAAGRGQTPLPRLGSYLLPTEPLRDAF, from the exons atggaaatcattacggagaggttctactcgaaccttttccgttcatcaacctctgtgtcaagcccgatcatctccactggtgaagctccaccaccaattctcccttcggaagtgcgagacgctatcaagagcatgaaacctggcacagcccccggacctgattttatatcagcagactttcttcgggctg AAATAAAGGATCCGAAACCAGTCAAAGACATTGCGAACGGTTCGTATCCacaagaaag GACGCtagatgaagcccagcctcaagaacaagctggattccaccaggggttcagctgcttggatcACATCCAGACTGTGTCgaaggtcatagaggtttgccgggtatactgcctgccccttgttctaatcttcgtcgactatgagaaagcttttgacagcgtagaaatgaatacaatactgtcagcgctggtcgatcaaggtgtggacgcattgtatgtgaggacattagccaattgctatgatcgatgcacgactaggatacagatACCctttggaaagggggtacgacaaggcgatactacaTCGCTGAAGCTGTTCacagctgcattgcaatggataatgaaatcactatcctgggaagaaaggggcatacgtgttgatggaggatttctctcgaaccttcgtttggcggacgacatcgttctcttttcgagcagtaccaatgaagcagaaacgatgctcaacgaattgaacgaagcagggaagagaataggactacgaataaacagaaagaagacacagttcatgaagaacgcccactgcgaggacggaggagtacaacttgaaggctcccaaatcgtggaaactccgtcatacgtatatctcggacgttctatgaacatggaaaacgacttgaaggaagaactgaatagaagaatgagagcagcatgggcagcattcgcagccgtcagggaagctacggaccaactgacggaccaagatcttcgtgcccatctgttcgactcgacagttcttccagcgctctgttacgcagcgggacgtgggcagacaccactgccacgtctaggaagctacttactacccaccgagcccttgagagatgccttctga
- a CDS encoding hypothetical protein (NECATOR_CHRIV.G15122.T1) codes for MPFSESVFSVQRIKFHVIALQETKCRRSDVRQMKDGTLVIRGEKVPSRNVGGVGFLVHPSVVHPVDSHEILSPRLAILRLRPLREKHISIINCYSPTSAADESELNAFYEQLEEVIRNEKSFYKFVVGDYNAKLGKATEEEYRIGRFGLRDWNENGNRLAGLLSAARLFHGISLFMKKDHRRWT; via the coding sequence ATGCCCTTCTCAGAGAGCGTCTTCTCTGTacagcgtatcaaatttcacgtgattgctctgcaggagaccaagtgcagaaggagcgacgtacgacaaaTGAaagacggtacactcgtcattcgtggagagaaggttccgtcgcgaaatgtaggcggcgTTGGTTTTCTGGTGCACCCATCGGTCGTCCATcctgtcgattctcacgagatcctgtcacctcgtctggccattcttcgcctccgccctctgcgcgaAAAAcacatcagtatcatcaactgctactcaccaacatcagcagctgatgagtCCGAATTGAACGCGTTTTACGAgcagctggaggaagtaatccgcaacgagaagtccttctacaaattcgttgtagGAGACTACAACGCAAagctaggaaaggccacagaagaagaatacaggattggaagatttggactaagggactggaatgaaaatggcaatcgtctcgccgggctgttgtccgccgctcgcctctttcatgggatctctcttttcatgaaaaaagatcatcgtcggtggacatga
- a CDS encoding hypothetical protein (NECATOR_CHRIV.G15123.T2) — translation MPRISTEIDRIVSIHVVQRKNGPIRLCADFSKGLNEALERNQHPLPSPEDTFTKLNGGGYFSQLDLAEAYLQLEVDDVSKWLLTINAHRGLYRFNRLPFGVKPALGIFQQCRLSLIAGVDRTAAYLNNILVTGRTIGEHNARLEAVFKRIQDYGLRLRLDKCAFLQTEITYLGFIINAQ, via the coding sequence ATGCCAAGGATTTCAACCGAAATCGATCGAATTGTGTCTATACACGTCGTTCAGAGGAAAAATGGACCAATCCGCCTCTGCGCAGACTTCTCAAAAGGACTGAACGAGGCACTGGAACGAAACCAGCATCCGCTTCCAAGCCCAGAGGACACATTCACGAAACTCAACGGAGGAGGCTACTTTTCACAGCTCGACTTAGCCGAAGCATATCTCCAATTGGAAGTTGACGACGTCTCAAAGTGGCTACTCACTATCAACGCGCACCGTGGACTGTATCGCTTCAACCGACTACCATTTGGAGTGAAACCAGCTCTTGGTATATTCCAGCAATGTAGATTGTCGCTTATCGCTGGAGTAGATAGAACCGCCGCCTATCTCAACAACATATTGGTTACTGGTAGAACCATCGGCGAACACAATGCCCGACTTGAGGCCGTATTCAAGCGGATTCAAGACTACGGATTACGCCTTCGACTCGACAAATGTGCTTTCCTGCAGACGGAGATAACCTACCTTGGGTTCATCATCAACGCACAATGA
- a CDS encoding hypothetical protein (NECATOR_CHRIV.G15123.T1): protein MLYQVKVMPVMPRISTEIDRIVSIHVVQRKNGPIRLCADFSKGLNEALERNQHPLPSPEDTFTKLNGGGYFSQLDLAEAYLQLEVDDVSKWLLTINAHRGLYRFNRLPFGVKPALGIFQQCRLSLIAGVDRTAAYLNNILVTGRTIGEHNARLEAVFKRIQDYGLRLRLDKCAFLQTEITYLGFIINAQ from the coding sequence ATGTTGTACCAAGTCAAAGTTATGCCAGTTATGCCAAGGATTTCAACCGAAATCGATCGAATTGTGTCTATACACGTCGTTCAGAGGAAAAATGGACCAATCCGCCTCTGCGCAGACTTCTCAAAAGGACTGAACGAGGCACTGGAACGAAACCAGCATCCGCTTCCAAGCCCAGAGGACACATTCACGAAACTCAACGGAGGAGGCTACTTTTCACAGCTCGACTTAGCCGAAGCATATCTCCAATTGGAAGTTGACGACGTCTCAAAGTGGCTACTCACTATCAACGCGCACCGTGGACTGTATCGCTTCAACCGACTACCATTTGGAGTGAAACCAGCTCTTGGTATATTCCAGCAATGTAGATTGTCGCTTATCGCTGGAGTAGATAGAACCGCCGCCTATCTCAACAACATATTGGTTACTGGTAGAACCATCGGCGAACACAATGCCCGACTTGAGGCCGTATTCAAGCGGATTCAAGACTACGGATTACGCCTTCGACTCGACAAATGTGCTTTCCTGCAGACGGAGATAACCTACCTTGGGTTCATCATCAACGCACAATGA
- a CDS encoding hypothetical protein (NECATOR_CHRIV.G15124.T2) — MRCPLNDTLAAQKELLGHNTSVFARRYAYLKKQRNEENLRNYTGLVNQRHAMAEFDDVTPEQMKCLVWICGLVAPQDADVRVRALRKIEVNSQTMLKELAAKVQHFLRIRQDAALLDRPSLPHFNVVKSRNQEMPRLQTLWTQARILKNFLEKKKRKSANTIAIASTHGNVAVNRIYSRIQIGGKKVRMLLDTAADVKLLSTPDWTAMGRAKL; from the exons ATGCGATGTCCCCTTAACGACACCTTGGCTGCTCAGAAGGAATTGCTTGGACATAATACGTCAGTATTCGCAAGACGATACGCCTACCTCAAGAAACaacgaaatgaggaaaatcttCGCAACTACACCGGATTGGTCAATCAGCGCCATGCCATGGCTGAGTTTGACGACGTCACACCTGAGCAGATGAAATGTCTCGTATGGATATGTGGACTTGTCGCCCCACAGGATGCCGATGTTCGTGTTCGTGCCCTTCGCAAGATAGAGGTCAACTCTCAAACTATGCTAAAAGAGCTTGCCGCCAAAGTTCAGCACTTTCTCAGGATTCGTCAGGATGCCGCACTCCTCGATCGACCAAGTCTACCGCACTTCAACGTCGTGAAAAGTCGAAATC AAGAGATGCCACGACTGCAGACGCTCTGGACACAAGCGAggattctgaaaaatttcctggagaagaagaagcggAAATCTGCCAACACCATCGCTATCGCTTCGACTCATGGCAACGTCGCTGTAAACCGCATCTACAGTAGAATACAGATTGGTGGGAAGAAAGTACGCATGCTTCTTGACACTGCAGCAGACGTAAAATTGCTGAGCACACCAGACTGGACCGCCATGGGCCGAGCGAAGCTGTAA
- a CDS encoding hypothetical protein (NECATOR_CHRIV.G15124.T1) → MRCPLNDTLAAQKELLGHNTSVFARRYAYLKKQRNEENLRNYTGLVNQRHAMAEFDDVTPEQMKCLVWICGLVAPQDADVRVRALRKIEVNSQTMLKELAAKVQHFLRIRQDAALLDRPSLPHFNVVKSRNREPPSPCFRCGSNHWSRDCTFVKKRCHDCRRSGHKRGF, encoded by the coding sequence ATGCGATGTCCCCTTAACGACACCTTGGCTGCTCAGAAGGAATTGCTTGGACATAATACGTCAGTATTCGCAAGACGATACGCCTACCTCAAGAAACaacgaaatgaggaaaatcttCGCAACTACACCGGATTGGTCAATCAGCGCCATGCCATGGCTGAGTTTGACGACGTCACACCTGAGCAGATGAAATGTCTCGTATGGATATGTGGACTTGTCGCCCCACAGGATGCCGATGTTCGTGTTCGTGCCCTTCGCAAGATAGAGGTCAACTCTCAAACTATGCTAAAAGAGCTTGCCGCCAAAGTTCAGCACTTTCTCAGGATTCGTCAGGATGCCGCACTCCTCGATCGACCAAGTCTACCGCACTTCAACGTCGTGAAAAGTCGAAATCGTGAGCCGCCATCACCTTGTTTTCGGTGCGGATCCAATCACTGGTCTAGAGATTGCACATTCGTGAAGAAGAGATGCCACGACTGCAGACGCTCTGGACACAAGCGAggattctga